Proteins encoded by one window of Danaus plexippus chromosome Z, MEX_DaPlex, whole genome shotgun sequence:
- the LOC116777999 gene encoding cyclic nucleotide-gated cation channel subunit A-like encodes MTPVLTFTQMGFGNNVELQSVDEGGKNWVQRQMSRVTRNLRCRFSGEGREKPPDWFLDKFAAQTFTDPEEPIYQAKGSKLLCGLKLAFDPTLPTHYHWLAVVSLAILYNVVLVIGRAVFWELDKMTMIWFVLDYLCDAIYVVDTIVHIHEGYLDQGLMVKDSAMLRRHYLTSEAWRYDVVSLLPTDMAYYWWTPGTCSSQRLPCPVIVRLNRLFRLPRMWEWFDRTETATSYPNVFRICKVVLAILVLIHWNACLYFAISYAIGFGSDNWVYNITGARNETLAHQYIYSFYWSTLTLTTIGETPQPEIDVEYLFVVADFLAGVLIFATIVGNIGSMISNMNVARVEFQNKMDGVKQYMAFRKVSGELEARVIRWFAYTWAESGALDEENVLSSLPDKLKAEIAIRVHLDTLRKVRIFQDCEPGLLEALVLKLRLQVFSPGDYICRKGDVGKEMYIVKRGRLQVVADDGKTVLATLSAGSVFGEVSVLEIAGNRTGNRRTANVRALGYSDLFCLAKRDLWEALADYPDARATLTERGCQLLRKDGLLDETVFQNAQTTQQSLEETVHQLEATVEMLHNRLQGLLSNFGEQQAKLKQRLNKVELRLIESDEDTDIEEDTTSQDESELRSDIIRSCDGASYSAMPSPIQSPSYYASSYPIRERGHSLTVESTPGLLPITKEPRSKSLRLKRFQQQQEAFKGSANQNK; translated from the exons CAATCTGTTGATGAGGGTGGCAAAAACTGGGTACAGCGCCAAATGTCACGGGTGACACGGAACCTTCGCTGCCGTTTCAGCGGTGAAGGTCGTGAGAAGCCTCCAGATTGGTTTCTGGACAAGTTTGCAGCTCAGACTTTTACCGACCCTGAAGAGCCAATTTACCAAGCCAAGGGATCTAAACTTCTGTGTGGTTTGAAGCTCGCTTTTGATCCGACGTTACCAACTCATTACCAT TGGTTGGCGGTGGTGTCTCTAGCGATTCTATACAACGTGGTACTTGTAATCGGCCGTGCAGTCTTCTGGGAACTCGATAAGATGACGATGATATGGTTCGTGTTGGACTACCTCTGCGACGCTATATACGTGGTGGATACCATTGTGCACATCCATGAAg GCTACTTGGATCAGGGCTTAATGGTAAAGGACTCGGCAATGCTGAGGAGGCATTATCTGACCTCCGAAGCATGGAGGTATGATGTGGTATCGCTTCTTCCTACTGATATGGCCTACTATTGGTGGACTCCCGGCACTTGCAGTTCT CAACGTTTGCCGTGCCCTGTTATTGTACGACTCAATCGACTATTTCGCCTGCCTCGTATGTGGGAGTGGTTTGACCGTACTGAGACCGCCACTAGTTATCCGAATGTTTTCAGGATTTGTAAG GTAGTTTTAGCTATACTAGTGCTTATTCATTGGAATGCTTGCCTCTATTTCGCCATCAGCTATGCTATAGGATTTGGAAGCGACAACTGGGTTTACAATATCACAGGAGCTCGCAATGAAACTTTGGCtcatcaatacatatatagtttttattggtCGACATTGACTCTTACGACAATTGGGGAAACGCCACAACCAGAAATTgatgttgaatatttattcGTGGTTGCTGACTTCTTGGCTGGAGTATTGATATTTGCAACAATTGTCGGTAATATTGGGTCAATGATTTCTAATATGAATGTTGCGAGAGttgaatttcaaaataaaatggatgGTGTCAAACAATACATGGCGTTTCGAAAAGTGAGCGGAGAATTGGAAGCCAGGGTAATTCGCTGGTTTGCTTACACATGGGCAGAAAGTGGTGCGTTGGATGAGGAAAACGTCTTATCTTCACTTCCGGATAAATTAAAAGCCGAAATTGCTATTCGAGTTCATCTTGACACACTCCGCAAAGTTAGGATATTCCAAGATTGTGAACCTGGATTACTAGAGGCTctggtattaaaattaagacttCAAGTTTTTAGTCCTGGTGATTATATTTGCCGTAAAGGGGACGTAGGCAAAGAAATGTACATTGTGAAACGCGGAAGATTACAAGTTGTGGCTGATGATGGAAAAACCGTTTTAGCGACACTTAGTGCAGGTTCTGTATTCGGAGAAGTCAGCGTCCTAGAAATTGCTGGTAATCGAACAGGAAATCGCCGCACAGCCAACGTACGCGCTTTGGGATACTCCGATCTATTTTGTTTGGCTAAAAGAGATTTATGGGAAGCTCTTGCAGATTATCCTGATGCCAGAGCTACTTTAACTGAACGTGGATGCCAGTTATTGCGAAAG GATGGTTTACTCGATGAAACTGTGTTTCAAAATGCTCAAACAACTCAACAAAGCTTAGAAGAAACTGTTCATCAATTGGAAGCAACTGTAGAAATGTTACATAATCGTCTACAAGGATTGCTGTCTAATTTCGGAGAACAACAAGCCAAATTGAAACAAAGACTTAACAAGGTCGAATTAAG ATTAATAGAATCAGATGAAGACACTGATATTGAAGAAGATACAACATCACAAGATGAATCAGAATTACGAAGCGACATTATTCGTTCATGTGATGGTGCTAGCTATAGTGCAATGCCAAGTCCCATACAAAGTCCCTCATACTATGCTTCAAGCTATCCTATTCGCGAACGAGGCCATTCCTTAACCGTGGAAAGCACCCCAGGCTTATTACCCATCACAAAAGAACCAAGAAGCAAATCACTAAGATTAAAAAGATTCCAGCAACAGCAAGAAGCTTTCAAAGGGAGtgcaaatcaaaataaatga